Within the Maribacter sp. BPC-D8 genome, the region TGGACACGTGGTTGAATTGGGCTGAAGTCGTTCATTTAAACGGTGATGAATCATCAGCGGTAGAAATTCTTTCTCAAGGAAGAGAGTTTTATCCTGAAAGTTTAAAACTTTTATATAGATCTGTAGGCTATTTGCTGCTTGCCGAAGACCCTATTAATGCACGTATTATGTTTATGGATGCTTTGAAAATTGATAAAAAACAGGAAAAACTACATTTGTTCATTGAAAATTTTCCGGAATACGGCAAGTCTGAATGGACACAAGAAATTGTAAGAAAATACAATAAAACCTCATAGAATAGGTTCTACATTTCATGGACAATAGAAAACTTAAAGATTATACTTTCATATCTCTAAAAGGTATGGCAATGGGTATTGCAGAATTGGTGCCAGGCGTATCTGGTGGCACAATAGCTTTTGTAACAGGTATCTACGAAGAATTCATTACTTCAATCAATAACGTTAACCTTACTACTTTAAAAGTTTTAAAAGAAGAAGGTTTTAAAAAGTTCTGGGATGAATTAAATGGCAACTTTCTGTTGGCATTGGTCATTGGTATGATGATCAGTATTTTCTCATTATCAAAAGTTATTGCCTGGTTATTAGAAGAGCACACTATAGTAACATGGTCATTCTTTTTTGGTTTGGTATTGGCAAGTGTCATTTTTGTAGCCAAATCAATTAAAAGATGGAATATTTTAGCCATCGTTTTATTTATAATTGGAACAGTTGGCGCTTTTTATATTACGACTCTACCCCCTTCTACCAGTTCAGGCAGCTTACCATTTATATTTTTATCTGGCGCCATAGCCATTTGTGCCATGGTATTACCAGGTATTTCTGGCTCTTTTATATTGGTTTTGCTAGGTTCTTACAAAACAGTTTTAGAAGCCGT harbors:
- a CDS encoding DUF368 domain-containing protein; this translates as MDNRKLKDYTFISLKGMAMGIAELVPGVSGGTIAFVTGIYEEFITSINNVNLTTLKVLKEEGFKKFWDELNGNFLLALVIGMMISIFSLSKVIAWLLEEHTIVTWSFFFGLVLASVIFVAKSIKRWNILAIVLFIIGTVGAFYITTLPPSTSSGSLPFIFLSGAIAICAMVLPGISGSFILVLLGSYKTVLEAVNEKDFGIIVTFAFGAAFGILSFARMLKWMFTNYKDATLAVLTGFILGSLNKIWPWKNIIEVIKIGKKEIVVDENISPFAFQGDNQLTFAIVAAVIGFSLIFILEKSASKK